The Tamandua tetradactyla isolate mTamTet1 chromosome 5, mTamTet1.pri, whole genome shotgun sequence genome window below encodes:
- the DDR1 gene encoding epithelial discoidin domain-containing receptor 1 isoform X4 yields MEPGALLYLLLLPLLLVATGDADMKGHFDPAKCRYALGMQDRTIADSDISASSSWSDSTAARHSRLESSDGDGAWCPAGPVFPKEEEYLQVDLRQLHLVALVGTQGRHAGGLGKEFSPSYRLRYSRDGHRWMIWKDRWGQEVISGNEDPGGVVLKDLGPPMVARLVRFYPRADRVMSVCLRVELYGCLWRDGLLSYTAPVGQTMYLSEAVHLNDSTYDGHTVGGLQYGGLGQLADGVVGLDDFRKSQELRVWPGYDYVGWSNHSFPSGYVGMEFEFDRLRTFQAMEVHCNNMHTLGARLPGGVECHFKRGPAMAWEGEPVRHALGGSLGDPRARAVLVPLGGRVGRFLQCRFLFAGPWLLLSEIAFISDVVNDSSPALGGTLPPAPWWPPGPPPTNFSSLELEPRGQQPVAKAEGSPSAILVGCLVAIILLLLLIIALMLWRLHWRRLLSKAERRVLDEELTVHLSVPGDTILINNRPGPREPPPYQEPRPRGNPPPSAPTVPNGSALLLSNPAYRLLLATYARPPRVPGPPTPAWAKPTNTQACSGDYMEPEKSGAPLLPPPPQNSVPHYAEADIVTLQGVTGGNTYAVPALPPGVVGDGPPRVDFPRSRLRFKEKLGEGQFGEVHLCEVESPQDLVSLDFPLHVRKGHPLLVAVKILRPDATKNARNDFLKEVKIMSRLKDPNIIRLLGVCVQDDPLCMITDYMENGDLNQFLSAHQLEDKAAEGAPGDGEAAQGPTISYPVLLHVAAQIASGMRYLATLNFVHRDLATRNCLVGENFTIKIADFGMSRNLYAGDYYRVQGRAVLPIRWMAWECILMGKFTTASDVWAFGVTLWEVLMLCRAQPFGQLTDEQVIENAGEFFRDQGRQVYLSRPPACPLGLYELMLQCWSREPEQRPPFSQLHRFLAEDVVNTV; encoded by the exons ATGGAGCCAGGGGCCCTCTTGTATCtcctgctgctgccgctgctACTGGTGGCAACCGGAGATGCCGACATGAAGGGGCACTTTGACCCTG CCAAGTGCCGCTACGCCCTGGGCATGCAGGACCGCACCATCGCTGACAGTGACATCTCCGCCTCCAGCTCCTGGTCAGACTCCACTGCTGCCCGCCACAGCAG GCTGGAGAGCAGCGATGGGGATGGGGCGTGGTGCCCAGCAGGGCCAGTGTTTCCCAAGGAGGAGGAGTACCTGCAGGTGGACCTGCGGCAGCTGCACCTTGTGGCTCTGGTGGGCACCCAGGGGCGCCACGCCGGGGGCCTGGGCAAGGAGTTCTCCCCTAGCTATCGCCTGCGTTATTCCCGGGATGGCCACCGTTGGATGATCTGGAAGGACCGCTGGGGCCAGGAG GTGATCTCAGGCAACGAGGACCCTGGAGGAGTGGTGCTAAAGGACCTCGGGCCCCCCATGGTGGCCCGGCTGGTTCGCTTCTATCCCCGGGCTGACCGGGTCATGAGCGTCTGTCTGCGAGTGGAGCTCTATGGCTGCCTCTGGAGGG ATGGGCTCCTGTCTTACACGGCCCCCGTGGGGCAGACGATGTACCTGTCAGAGGCCGTGCACCTCAACGACTCCACCTATGATGGGCACACTGTTGGCGG GCTGCAGTATGGGGGTCTGGGCCAGCTGGCGGACGGTGTGGTAGGGCTGGATGACTTCAGGAAGAGCCAGGAGCTGCGGGTCTGGCCTGGCTATGACTACGTGGGATGGAGCAACCACAGCTTCCCCAGCGGCTACGTGGGGATGGAATTTGAATTTGACAGGCTGAGGACCTTCCAGGCCATGGAG GTCCACTGCAACAACATGCACACGTTGGGAGCCCGCCTGCCTGGAGGGGTGGAGTGTCACTTCAAGCGGGGACCTGCCATGGCCTGGGAGGGGGAGCCCGTGCGCCATGCTCTGGGGGGCAGCTTGGGGGACCCCAGAGCCCGGGCTGTCTTGGTACCCTTGGGTGGCCGCGTAGGCCGCTTTCTGCAGTGCCGCTTCCTCTTTGCGGGGCCTTGGCTACTCCTCAGCGAAATTGCCTTCATCTCTG atGTTGTGAATGACTCTTCTCCGGCTCTGGGGGGCACCTTGCCGCCAGCCCCCTGGTGGCCCCCAGGCCCCCCACCCACCAACTTCAGTAGCTTGG AGCTGGAGCCCAGGGGCCAGCAGCCTGTGGCCAAGGCAGAGGGGAGCCCGAGCGCCATCCTGGTCGGCTGCCTGGTGGCCATCATCCTGCTTCTCCTGCTCATCATCGCCCTCATGCTGTGGCGGCTGCACTGGCGCCGGCTGCTCAGCAAG GCTGAGCGTCGGGTGTTGGACGAAGAGCTGACGGTTCATCTCTCTGTCCCTGGGGACACCATCCTCATCAACAACCGCCCAGGCCCTCGAGAGCCACCCCCTTACCAGGAGCCCCGGCCTCGTGGGAACCCACCCCCCTCGGCTCCCACTGTCCCCAATGGCTCAG CGTTGCTGCTCTCCAATCCGGCCTACCGCCTCCTTCTGGCCACTTACGCCCGTCCCCCTCGAGTCCCGGGCCCCCCCACACCCGCCTGGGCCAAACCCACCAACACCCAGG CCTGCAGTGGGGACTATATGGAGCCCGAGAAGTCGGGCGCCCCgctgctgcccccacctccccagaaCAGCGTCCCCCATTATGCCGAGGCTGACATTGTTACCCTGCAGGGTGTCACTGGGGGCAACACGTATGCTGTTCCCGCACTGCCCCCTGGGGTGGTCGGGGACGGGCCTCCCAGAGTGGATTTCCCCCGGTCGCGGCTCCGCTTCAAGGAGAAGCTTGGCGAGGGCCAGTTCGGCGAG GTACACCTGTGTGAGGTAGAAAGCCCTCAAGATCTGGTCAGTCTGGATTTTCCCCTTCATGTGCGCAAGGGACACCCCTTGCTGGTAGCTGTCAAGATCCTACGGCCAGATGCCACCAAGAATGCCAG AAATGACTTCCTGAAGGAGGTGAAGATCATGTCCAGGCTCAAGGACCCGAACATCATCCGCCTGCTGGGCGTGTGTGTGCAGGACGACCCTCTCTGCATGATCACTGACTACATGGAGAACGGTGACCTTAACCAGTTCCTCAGTGCCCACCAGCTGGAGGACAAGGCAGCTGAGGGGGCACCTGGGGATGGCGAGGCTGCCCAAGGGCCCACCATCAG CTACCCGGTGCTGTTGCATGTGGCGGCGCAGATCGCCTCAGGCATGCGCTACCTGGCCACGCTCAACTTCGTGCATCGGGACCTGGCCACGAGGAACTGCCTGGTTGGGGAAAATTTCACCATCAAAATTGCCGACTTCGGCATGAGCCGGAACCTCTATGCCGGGGACTATTACCGCGTGCAGGGCCGGGCGGTGCTGCCCATCCGCTGGATGGCCTGGGAGTGCATCCTCATG GGGAAGTTCACGACGGCAAGTGACGTGTGGGCCTTTGGGGTGACCCTGTGGGAGGTACTGATGCTCTGCCGGGCTCAGCCCTTTGGGCAGCTTACTGACGAGCAAGTCATCGAGAATGCGGGGGAATTCTTCCGGGACCAGGGCCGGCAG GTATACCTGTCCCGGCCTCCTGCCTGCCCCCTGGGCCTGTATGAGCTGATGCTTCAGTGCTGGAGCCGGGAGCCTGAGCAGCGGCCACCCTTTTCCCAGCTGCATCGGTTTCTGGCAGAGGATGTAGTCAACACAGTATGA